The sequence TACGTTCACGGTAGAAAATACACAGTTACCCCTAGTAATCAATGAAGACCCAAAACAACGTTCCAACGAATCTTTAAAAAAAGATCCGTCATTCATCAAAGTGGGGGATAAAAGAAAGAATCTCACAAATTCACCTAacctaaaaagaagaaaaagcttACGGTGTTTATATGGCTAATGAAAATGATTATTTGGTACACCCCTCCCTTTCTCACCTATAAAACTTTAGGGGTATATTTACATGTTCAAGATATAGACGAGACAAAATTAGAGCTCAAAATTCAGGAGACATCTAACATGTTTGGTATGAGAAATGTACATTACGTGTAGCCTAATTACAGAAACTCAACTGAATTCAGTGGGAATATCTCTCAAGGGAGAGAGACGTGAGAAATGGATTCACAATACGAACGAGGCTCCTTAATTTTGGCCCACACTTTACTTCTCCTTCAACATTTTCCCTTTTAACTTGACCAACAAATCTATTTTAAAGATCTTCTAATTCTCACTTCTTCATCCTCCACAGCTACCATCACTTGTCGCACTTATTGTTATTCTTCTTCTCCTCAaaaacttcttttctttttctatctCTAGATTCTTATTTAGTACTCAGAGTTCGGGTTCTTTTTTGTTGCCGAATTTTCTGATTCTGGTTAGTTGAGCTCTTTTGGTCCAtcctttgagttttttttttttttttgtgatatcAGTTAATAAATGGGAGGTGGAGAGGGGACTGTTTCTGAAGAAGATGACCGGATTGCATGTATCCATAGTGCATGCAATGGAACAGTACCTGTGCTTCAAAATCACaaagtatttttcttttattcttctaATATATCCAGCCTTAAAATTGTGCTCCATCTTTCTTTTGGTTCTTTGAGTTGTCGTATCTATGTTCCAACACACTGTCTGGAGTTTTCATATTCTTGAATATTTCCTTGaaattggttttgtgggtatttCTTATTTGTGGTAGTTATTGATTATGAAAACTATATGAATCTTGTTCTTGGGTTGTACTTGGAAATTCTGTACACTTTTTGTTGGGTCTCTGTACCTCTGCATTTGCTTTTGTATTCATATAAATAGTTAATGAATTATGCGTGGGTCTGCTTTGTAGTTAAAGTAATTGGAAGaaatattttttgttggaagTATCTTTTGTTTGTGTTTTGTTATTAGGATACTTTTGAGAAATGCTACTGCACTTTGTATGTAAGGTGGGGAATGATTTAGGGCCCATATGGAAAACGAACAAAGCCAAGAGGGGGTATTCACTAGTCAGTGGTGAATTATTTGGAGCTCCAACTGTAATTCAACCTATGTCTCTTGATTTATTCGATTCATTAAGGCTAGATTGTAGGGTAATCGGTAATGGGAGTTAGTTACCTATCGAGAATCCGAGATCATAATCATGGATTCATTTAGTCTTAACCGGTGTTGAGCGTCATGTTTTCACGTCTAACTATTTCTTGGTAGTATTTCTGTTCTGTTTTCTTTATTTAGGCATCAGAAATACTATTAAGGGTCGCAGAGGTTTATAGAGTATGTTGTGTCATGAGGCATCTCAATGACATTTAGTAGAGTCCATTGAAGTAGTTAAACAGTATACTTTTCTCATCACATTTCTTTATTCCTTTTTTGTTATGTAGGTTGAGGAGTTGACCGGGCTTTCTGAAGAAATGCAGCATAATCAACAGTGGAGTAGACCAATTCATTTTTCAGAAACAcctttgagaattttggataacTATTCTCCAGAAATTTATATAATTGACATGTCCCCAACAAGTCCCATTGCTACAGGAGTATGTTCGCGCCCACCAATCAGTCCTGCCTCTACCAGAATGGATGGGTCATTAGTcccatcttcttctaaaggtgtATCATCCAAGAGAAGCCTCCTCCCTCGATTAAGCTTCAAATATCTGAGTTCCACTTCAGAGCTAGAGAGAGCTGCCATCATAGCTGTAGGAGCTTCAACACCTGGGTTCGAGGAAAGGTGTTCCGCTCCCAAGTCATTCTCATTCACAAAGCTATTTATGTCCAGGATGAACAGAACATCATCCCTTCCTGTCCTCCCGATTATGCACTCAAACCCGGAATCTTTACATGGCAGAAACACAACTGATTCATCAAATGCAAATGTAAGCTTTCCACCATCATTATATTGACTATGCTACTCCTCGATAATTATAACGAGCAAGTTCAAAATGCATGCAGGGAAAAGAGATCGAACAGCACATATCTCGTTCACTTTCAGTCACCATGAACATTAAAGGTTTAGGAATAAGGCGAACTAAATCTTTAGGTAATATCTTTCGTGTAATAACATCAAGTCCCAAAGTGATGGAAAGGAGTATCACTGCAACAAATAGTGCTCTAACGGTAGATGCAGGTATATTCTTTCTCATCTTGAGCCCCTTTTTCTCAAAAGATCGGAGTACTAAACATATTCATGTAGCTTTGTGAACGCAGTTGATTTTTATACCATCTGCAACATCAACCTTTCAAAGCTATGTCCAATATTTTTTTCTCCTATACTCAGAGATTGGGATAACCGACATATTTCTTATCTTAGTCTTGTGGTTCAGAGGTTCACAACGCCGAGGTTGACGGTGAGGATATTCCTGAAAAAGAAGCTGTTTGTAGAATTTGTTTGGTCGAACTTGCTGAAGGGGGTAACACCC comes from Papaver somniferum cultivar HN1 chromosome 7, ASM357369v1, whole genome shotgun sequence and encodes:
- the LOC113298579 gene encoding uncharacterized protein LOC113298579 isoform X1, giving the protein MGGGEGTVSEEDDRIACIHSACNGTVPVLQNHKVEELTGLSEEMQHNQQWSRPIHFSETPLRILDNYSPEIYIIDMSPTSPIATGVCSRPPISPASTRMDGSLVPSSSKGVSSKRSLLPRLSFKYLSSTSELERAAIIAVGASTPGFEERCSAPKSFSFTKLFMSRMNRTSSLPVLPIMHSNPESLHGRNTTDSSNANGKEIEQHISRSLSVTMNIKGLGIRRTKSLGNIFRVITSSPKVMERSITATNSALTVDAEVHNAEVDGEDIPEKEAVCRICLVELAEGGNTLKLECSCKGELALAHQECAVKWFSIKGNKNCDVCNEEVQNLPVTLLRIENNPTPNVRGLRSQAPVQQYRLWQDVPVLVILSMLAYFCFLEQLLVSKMHTGAIEITLPFSCILGLLASMTASTMVTRAFVWMYASIQFTLVVLFAHLFYTLLHVQVVLAILLSSFAGFGIAMSGNALLTEFFRWRRRHAQLANQLGSQETSQQNQLSHTNQTQSSQAQQQNPSARLV
- the LOC113298579 gene encoding uncharacterized protein LOC113298579 isoform X2, with product MQHNQQWSRPIHFSETPLRILDNYSPEIYIIDMSPTSPIATGVCSRPPISPASTRMDGSLVPSSSKGVSSKRSLLPRLSFKYLSSTSELERAAIIAVGASTPGFEERCSAPKSFSFTKLFMSRMNRTSSLPVLPIMHSNPESLHGRNTTDSSNANGKEIEQHISRSLSVTMNIKGLGIRRTKSLGNIFRVITSSPKVMERSITATNSALTVDAEVHNAEVDGEDIPEKEAVCRICLVELAEGGNTLKLECSCKGELALAHQECAVKWFSIKGNKNCDVCNEEVQNLPVTLLRIENNPTPNVRGLRSQAPVQQYRLWQDVPVLVILSMLAYFCFLEQLLVSKMHTGAIEITLPFSCILGLLASMTASTMVTRAFVWMYASIQFTLVVLFAHLFYTLLHVQVVLAILLSSFAGFGIAMSGNALLTEFFRWRRRHAQLANQLGSQETSQQNQLSHTNQTQSSQAQQQNPSARLV